In a genomic window of Meleagris gallopavo isolate NT-WF06-2002-E0010 breed Aviagen turkey brand Nicholas breeding stock chromosome 1, Turkey_5.1, whole genome shotgun sequence:
- the PPARA gene encoding peroxisome proliferator-activated receptor alpha: MVDTENHLYPLTPLEEDDIGSPLSGEFLQDMENIQDISQSLGDDSSGALSLTEFQSLGNGPGSDGSVITDTLSPASSPSSINFATAPGSIDESPSGALNIECRICGDKASGYHYGVHACEGCKGFFRRTIRLKLIYDKCDRNCKIQKKNRNKCQYCRFQKCLSVGMSHNAIRFGRMPRSEKAKLKAEILTGENYLEDSEMADLKSLAKRIHDAYLKNFNMNKVKARVILAGKTNNNPPFVIHDMDTLCMAEKTLVAKLVANGIQNKEAEVRIFHCCQCTSVETVTELTEFAKSIPGFSNLDLNDQVTLLKYGVYEAIFAMLASVMNKDGMLVAYGNGFITREFLKSLRKPFCDIMEPKFDFAMKFNALELDDSDISLFVAAIICCGDRPGLVNVGHIEKMQESIVHVLKLHLQTNHPDDTFLFPKLLQKMADLRQLVTEHAQLVQIIKKTESDAHLHPLLQEIYRDMY; this comes from the exons ATGGTGGACACTGAAAACCATCTCTATCCACTTACTCCCCTAGAGGAGGATGATATAGGTAGTCCTTTATCTGGAGAGTTTCTACAAGATATGGAGAACATACAAGACATTTCTCAGTCTCTAGGTGACGATAGCTCTGGAGCTTTAAGTTTAACAGAGTTCCAATCACTGGGAAATGGTCCAGGATCTGATGGATCAGTTATAACAG acaCCCTTTCACCAGCATCCAGTCCTTCATCCATTAATTTTGCCACAGCTCCAGGTAGCATAGATGAATCACCCAGTGGAGCATTAAACATTGAATGTAGAATTTGTGGGGATAAAGCCTCAGGCTACCATTACGGAGTACATGCTTGTGAAGGTTGTAAG GGTTTTTTTAGGAGAACAATCCGATTAAAACTCATCTATGATAAATGTGATCGCAATtgcaaaattcagaaaaaaaatcgtAATAAGTGCCAATACTGTCGTTTTCAAAAGTGCCTTTCAGTTGGAATGTCACATAATG CAATACGTTTTGGACGAATGCCAAGGTCTGAGAAGGCCAAGTTGAAAGCAGAAATTCTAACGGGTGAAAATTATCTAGAAGATTCAGAAATGGCAGATCTTAAATCACTTGCCAAAAGAATTCATGATGCTTACCTGAAAAACTTCAATATGAACAAGGTTAAAGCCAGAGTCATCCTCGCAGGGAAAACTAACAACAATCCG CCCTTTGTTATACATGATATGGATACCTTGTGCATGGCAGAGAAGACGCTGGTAGCAAAATTGGTTGCCAATGGAATTCAGAATAAGGAAGCCGAAGTTCGAATCTTCCACTGCTGCCAGTGTACATCTGTAGAGACTGTCACAGAACTTACTGAATTTGCCAAATCTATCCCTGGCTTCTCCAATCTTGACTTGAATGATCAAGTGACGCTGTTGAAATACGGAGTTTATGAAGCCATCTTTGCCATGTTAGCATCTGTAATGAACAAAGATGGGATGCTGGTAGCCTATGGAAATGGTTTTATAACCCGAGAGTTCCTGAAAAGTCTGagaaagccattctgtgatataatGGAGCCAAAATTTGATTTTGCAATGAAATTCAATGCACTGGAACTGGATGATAGTGATATATCACTTTTTGTCGCTGCCATCATTTGCTGTGGAG ATCGTCCTGGTCTTGTGAATGTAGGACACATTGAAAAAATGCAGGAGAGCATTGTGCATGTACTGAAACTGCACTTGCAAACCAACCATCCTGATGATACCTTCCTCTTCCcgaaacttctccaaaagatgGCAGACCTCCGACAGCTTGTCACAGAGCACGCTCAACTTGTTCAGATAATCAAGAAGACTGAATCTGATGCACATTTACACCCTTTACTGCAGGAAATCTACAGGGACATGTATTAA